Proteins co-encoded in one Vibrio fortis genomic window:
- a CDS encoding alpha/beta fold hydrolase — translation MIERSYQLPSGTMVCQELGDIETAALTVVFVHGWLDNSASFTSLMQAMHAKSNQYHLVAIDLFGHGHSSHKPGSYYPFHDYIDDLHQLVGKLSPNRLVLVGHSLGALIASCYSAAFPEMVSGLIQIEGHGPLSEAPQATVSRLRDGVLSRQRQRRKPSRPLASLEDAIKLRSQANQIAPDLIAPVVVRGIAQFEGTWQWRSDPKLKCDSVYRMSQAHADAINEAIECPQLIILGNEGFKDLQHNRYKSTQNPPIIEMISGGHHCHLENPESVSELILGVVNKI, via the coding sequence ATGATTGAAAGATCTTACCAACTTCCGAGCGGCACTATGGTGTGCCAAGAGCTTGGAGACATAGAAACGGCCGCTTTGACGGTCGTTTTTGTTCATGGCTGGTTAGATAACTCTGCCAGTTTTACCTCCTTGATGCAGGCTATGCATGCAAAGTCGAATCAATATCACTTGGTAGCGATAGACCTGTTTGGACACGGGCATTCATCGCATAAGCCCGGTAGTTATTACCCTTTTCATGACTATATCGATGATTTACATCAGCTGGTGGGTAAATTATCGCCAAACAGACTGGTACTAGTAGGACATTCGCTTGGTGCATTGATCGCAAGTTGCTATAGTGCCGCCTTTCCTGAAATGGTGTCGGGATTAATCCAAATTGAAGGTCACGGACCTCTTTCCGAAGCTCCCCAAGCAACAGTCTCTCGTTTGCGAGATGGGGTACTCAGTCGTCAACGACAGCGAAGAAAGCCTTCACGTCCGCTAGCAAGCTTAGAGGATGCTATTAAGCTGAGATCTCAGGCTAACCAGATTGCACCAGATTTGATCGCTCCGGTTGTTGTTCGAGGTATTGCTCAATTTGAGGGCACTTGGCAGTGGCGCAGCGACCCAAAATTGAAGTGTGACTCTGTTTATAGGATGTCTCAGGCGCACGCAGATGCGATAAATGAAGCGATAGAATGCCCTCAATTGATAATTTTGGGAAATGAAGGATTTAAGGATTTACAGCATAATCGCTACAAATCCACTCAAAATCCCCCAATTATCGAGATGATTTCAGGCGGACACCATTGTCATTTAGAGAACCCAGAGTCAGTTTCTGAGCTAATTCTTGGTGTAGTTAACAAAATTTAA
- a CDS encoding Slp family lipoprotein, translating into MSISPAKLRLFALSLFTFLLVGCSSLPTELEASSETVITDYQEWVNQLPEAKDVRLGGVIAKVTNLKDKSRVEVVNMPISSSGKPDLDAEPSGRFVAYVDGYVEPLSFAEGRLVTFVGQSAGSEDAKIGEFPYTFPVMNVDNQRLWQITERVIVNDFAPTYYSCRSLHCRSFQTMPRQGRVVQDLE; encoded by the coding sequence ATGTCGATTTCCCCTGCAAAGTTGCGCCTTTTTGCCCTAAGCCTATTCACGTTCCTATTAGTTGGCTGTTCATCTTTACCCACCGAACTGGAAGCTTCATCTGAAACCGTTATTACTGACTATCAAGAATGGGTCAACCAGTTGCCTGAGGCTAAAGATGTCCGCTTGGGTGGTGTGATTGCTAAGGTGACGAATCTTAAAGATAAGTCGCGCGTCGAAGTAGTGAATATGCCGATCTCTAGCAGCGGCAAGCCAGACCTTGATGCTGAACCAAGTGGTCGTTTCGTGGCTTATGTGGATGGTTATGTTGAGCCTTTAAGCTTTGCTGAAGGTCGTTTGGTGACTTTTGTGGGGCAATCAGCAGGTTCCGAAGATGCTAAAATCGGTGAATTCCCATATACCTTTCCTGTGATGAATGTAGATAATCAGCGCCTATGGCAGATTACAGAGCGTGTGATTGTGAATGACTTTGCTCCGACTTATTACTCGTGTCGTAGCCTACATTGTCGTAGTTTCCAGACCATGCCAAGACAAGGGCGAGTGGTGCAAGACTTAGAATAG
- a CDS encoding chromosome partitioning protein ParA, with amino-acid sequence MVSINGLPPSAIGNTSKTNRTNKKNQVKKTDAKTSVGQPSKVANAVSHSIRHVQESDIHRAQVQYDLPEGRGRKAMEEYMDVMNQAKKEELTRLIGVDIYI; translated from the coding sequence ATGGTATCAATTAATGGTTTACCTCCTTCAGCGATAGGCAATACATCTAAGACCAATCGCACCAACAAGAAGAATCAGGTAAAGAAAACTGATGCAAAGACCTCAGTGGGGCAACCCAGTAAGGTCGCCAATGCTGTCTCGCACTCTATTCGTCATGTTCAAGAATCGGATATTCACCGAGCTCAAGTCCAATACGACCTTCCAGAAGGGCGTGGGCGAAAAGCCATGGAAGAGTATATGGATGTCATGAATCAGGCGAAAAAAGAGGAACTTACAAGACTCATCGGTGTCGATATTTATATATAA
- the tsaB gene encoding tRNA (adenosine(37)-N6)-threonylcarbamoyltransferase complex dimerization subunit type 1 TsaB: MSAKILAVDTATENCSVALMVGEQVFARSEVAPRDHTKKVLPMVDEVLKEAGLTIAELDAIAFGQGPGSFTGVRIGIGIAQGLAFGADLPMIGVSTLEAMAQSSYRQFGDTHVASAIDARMSEVYWARYSREQDGRWSLVDEECVIPPQELVNQIDEDQNTWAKVGTGWAAYAEHMDTLSLTTKPSEVLYPEAQDMAFIAQFAFAAGKAVPVEESEPVYLRDKVAWKKLPGRE; encoded by the coding sequence ATGAGCGCAAAAATTCTTGCAGTAGATACAGCAACGGAAAACTGTTCAGTAGCATTGATGGTGGGAGAGCAAGTGTTTGCCCGCAGTGAAGTAGCACCACGTGACCATACTAAAAAAGTACTGCCTATGGTTGATGAAGTACTGAAGGAAGCGGGATTGACCATAGCTGAGCTTGATGCGATTGCATTTGGTCAAGGCCCAGGTAGCTTTACTGGTGTACGCATTGGTATTGGTATCGCACAAGGTTTAGCCTTTGGTGCTGATTTGCCTATGATTGGTGTATCAACACTTGAAGCCATGGCGCAATCGAGCTACCGCCAGTTTGGTGATACACATGTTGCAAGTGCTATTGATGCGCGTATGAGCGAAGTTTACTGGGCACGCTACAGTCGTGAGCAGGATGGTCGTTGGTCTCTTGTTGATGAAGAGTGTGTTATTCCGCCACAAGAGCTTGTGAACCAAATCGATGAAGACCAAAACACATGGGCAAAAGTCGGTACTGGTTGGGCTGCGTACGCTGAACACATGGATACGCTATCATTAACGACAAAGCCAAGCGAAGTTCTTTACCCAGAGGCACAAGACATGGCGTTCATCGCTCAGTTTGCATTTGCTGCAGGTAAAGCGGTACCAGTAGAAGAGTCTGAGCCAGTATATCTGCGCGATAAGGTGGCTTGGAAGAAGCTTCCTGGTCGTGAGTAA
- a CDS encoding ATP-dependent DNA helicase, translating to MISKTFSADGALGKAIPGFQPRQAQLDMAEAVSSAIKDQSQLVVEAGTGTGKTFAYLVPALLSGKKTIISTGSKNLQEQLFHRDLPLMTDALGFYGQVALLKGRSNYLCLDRLSRQMIESHGTHTDPTLLAQLVKVRSWSSSTQTGDLGDCDDIAEDSPIIPTITSTNDNCLGKECPSYTDCFVLKARKKAMDSDVVVVNHHLFLADLAIRETGFGELIPDADVFIFDEAHQLPDIASEYFGQSVSSRQIHELAKDIEIGYRTEAKDMRQLQKVGDRLVQSAADLRIVLGDTGFRGNWREALKSESIARELVRMQDALQLAVDVLKLALGRSQLLDTAFERATLIKARIERVCDVSITGYSYWYDTTPRHFALHITPLSVADKFHEQIELKPGAWIFTSATLAVSDDFDHFTSRLGLKPSQQFSLPSPFDYPKQARLCVPRYLPEPNSPGLADKLVRMLAPVIEQNQGRCFFLCTSHSMMRELGERFRETLSVPVLLQGETSKQKTLAEFMELGNALLVATGAFWEGIDVRGDALSCVIIDKLPFTAPDDPLLKARIEDCKLKGGDPFAQVQLPDAVITLKQGVGRLIRDKSDNGALIICDNRLVTRDYGGIFLGSLPPIPRTRDLGVIKEFLAKADER from the coding sequence ATGATATCCAAAACGTTTTCTGCTGATGGTGCGCTCGGTAAAGCTATTCCCGGTTTTCAGCCGCGACAAGCTCAGCTTGATATGGCCGAAGCGGTTTCAAGTGCAATCAAAGATCAAAGTCAGTTGGTGGTTGAAGCTGGGACGGGTACAGGTAAAACTTTTGCTTATTTGGTTCCTGCATTACTCAGCGGCAAGAAAACCATCATAAGTACAGGCTCGAAGAACCTTCAAGAGCAGCTTTTTCACCGCGATCTGCCGTTAATGACAGATGCGCTTGGCTTTTACGGCCAAGTTGCCTTGTTGAAAGGGCGGTCTAACTACCTTTGCTTAGATAGACTCAGTCGCCAGATGATAGAAAGCCATGGAACTCATACCGACCCAACACTGCTGGCACAACTTGTTAAGGTGCGCAGCTGGTCGTCGTCGACTCAAACTGGGGACCTTGGTGATTGTGATGATATCGCCGAAGACAGCCCAATCATCCCGACAATCACGTCGACTAACGATAACTGTTTAGGAAAAGAGTGCCCAAGCTATACAGACTGTTTTGTACTTAAAGCTCGTAAGAAAGCGATGGATTCCGATGTGGTTGTGGTGAACCACCATCTATTCTTGGCAGACTTGGCGATCAGAGAAACGGGCTTTGGCGAACTCATTCCCGATGCCGATGTATTTATCTTCGATGAAGCGCATCAACTGCCAGATATTGCTAGTGAGTATTTCGGTCAATCTGTGTCGAGTCGTCAGATCCATGAGCTCGCAAAAGATATTGAAATTGGTTATCGCACTGAAGCTAAAGATATGCGCCAGCTACAGAAGGTGGGTGACAGGCTGGTCCAGTCGGCGGCTGATCTTAGAATCGTACTGGGAGATACCGGCTTTCGAGGAAATTGGCGTGAAGCTCTGAAATCGGAGTCAATTGCGCGAGAATTAGTGCGAATGCAAGACGCTCTTCAGTTAGCGGTAGATGTACTTAAGCTAGCGTTGGGGCGCAGTCAGCTATTAGATACTGCTTTCGAGCGCGCAACATTGATTAAAGCTCGCATTGAACGCGTCTGTGATGTCTCTATTACAGGGTATTCCTATTGGTATGACACCACTCCGCGCCATTTTGCATTGCATATCACGCCGCTTTCTGTGGCAGATAAGTTCCATGAACAGATTGAGCTAAAACCCGGGGCATGGATCTTTACATCGGCAACGTTAGCTGTTTCGGATGACTTCGACCATTTTACATCGCGTCTTGGTTTGAAGCCGAGTCAGCAATTTTCGCTACCCAGCCCATTCGATTATCCGAAACAGGCGCGTTTGTGTGTGCCTCGTTACCTGCCTGAACCAAACAGCCCGGGGTTAGCAGATAAATTAGTGCGAATGCTTGCGCCAGTGATTGAACAGAACCAAGGGCGATGTTTCTTCCTATGTACGTCTCACAGCATGATGAGAGAGCTTGGTGAGCGTTTTCGCGAAACCTTGAGCGTTCCGGTATTGCTTCAAGGCGAAACCAGCAAACAAAAAACCTTAGCTGAGTTTATGGAACTTGGTAATGCGCTGCTGGTGGCAACGGGGGCATTCTGGGAAGGGATAGATGTTAGGGGCGACGCGTTAAGCTGTGTTATCATCGACAAATTACCCTTTACGGCACCCGATGATCCCTTGCTTAAAGCGCGGATCGAAGATTGTAAGCTCAAAGGAGGCGACCCGTTTGCTCAGGTTCAACTGCCTGATGCGGTGATCACCCTCAAGCAAGGTGTCGGGCGATTGATTCGTGATAAGAGCGACAATGGCGCACTGATTATTTGTGATAATCGCTTAGTGACTCGGGATTACGGTGGCATTTTCCTAGGGAGTTTACCTCCTATTCCTCGTACCCGAGATTTAGGGGTAATTAAAGAATTTCTAGCCAAAGCGGACGAACGATAA
- the purU gene encoding formyltetrahydrofolate deformylase: MEKKTLLTHCTDAPGLISKITNICYKHQLNIIHNNEFVDNTSGHFFMRTELEGYFNDETFLADLDQALPENAKRKLMGSSRKRIVVLVTKEAHCLGDILMKNFDGSLDVEIAAVVGNYDILQSLTERFDIPYHHVSHEGLNREEHEQKMLEVIDSYNADYLVLAKYMRVLTPGFVEKYNHKIINIHHSFLPAFIGAKPYQQAYERGVKIIGATAHFVTNDLDEGPIIKQDVIPVDHNFSAKDMAQAGRDVEKNVLSKALNKVINDHVFVYGNKTVIL, translated from the coding sequence ATGGAAAAAAAGACACTGCTGACGCATTGTACTGATGCGCCGGGCCTGATTTCTAAAATCACCAACATTTGTTACAAACACCAACTCAACATCATCCACAACAACGAGTTTGTCGATAATACCAGCGGTCACTTTTTTATGCGTACCGAGCTTGAAGGGTATTTCAACGATGAAACCTTTCTTGCCGATTTAGACCAAGCTCTACCAGAAAACGCCAAGCGCAAACTCATGGGCTCATCACGTAAACGTATCGTAGTTCTAGTGACCAAAGAAGCGCACTGCCTAGGTGATATTCTGATGAAGAATTTCGATGGTAGCCTTGACGTTGAAATTGCTGCTGTTGTTGGTAACTACGATATTCTGCAAAGCCTAACTGAGCGCTTTGACATCCCTTATCACCACGTTTCTCACGAAGGGCTCAACCGAGAAGAGCACGAGCAAAAAATGCTAGAAGTGATCGACAGCTACAACGCCGATTACCTCGTCCTAGCGAAATACATGCGCGTGTTAACACCGGGTTTTGTAGAGAAGTACAACCACAAGATCATCAACATTCACCACAGCTTCTTGCCTGCATTCATTGGCGCTAAACCATATCAGCAAGCGTATGAGCGTGGCGTAAAAATCATTGGTGCGACGGCTCACTTCGTGACTAACGATTTAGATGAAGGTCCAATCATCAAGCAAGACGTGATCCCTGTAGACCACAACTTCAGTGCTAAAGACATGGCTCAAGCAGGTCGCGACGTAGAAAAGAATGTGTTGAGTAAAGCGCTAAACAAGGTGATCAATGATCATGTATTTGTTTACGGCAACAAGACTGTGATTTTATAG
- a CDS encoding VOC family protein, whose product MTLTQAQLEPQQMMERLDDFMGKIEEFGNKLGLDLSFAQADHIAIRVNDTALAKAAHEAWASYGETISQAMINGRPIVVIAFDEPLKSRGWSIECLELPYPAEGKVYPIQDWEHVEFVIPSHAQTADEYLADLKDTYPQFAANFETLAEQGVKIKLSSPKGEGERLNNPTVAFKHQGICIKLHPHSLKKIVESEQG is encoded by the coding sequence ATGACGCTCACGCAAGCCCAATTAGAACCACAACAGATGATGGAACGACTCGATGACTTTATGGGTAAAATCGAGGAGTTTGGCAACAAGCTGGGGTTAGATCTTAGCTTTGCTCAAGCCGACCATATTGCGATTAGAGTGAACGACACCGCGTTAGCCAAAGCGGCGCATGAGGCATGGGCAAGCTATGGTGAAACCATTTCTCAGGCGATGATCAATGGTCGCCCAATTGTAGTGATCGCTTTTGATGAACCACTAAAGAGCCGTGGTTGGTCGATTGAATGTTTAGAATTGCCGTATCCAGCAGAAGGTAAGGTTTACCCGATCCAAGATTGGGAACATGTGGAATTTGTCATTCCATCTCATGCACAAACGGCTGATGAATACTTAGCGGATCTTAAAGACACTTACCCGCAGTTCGCGGCTAACTTTGAGACATTGGCAGAGCAAGGCGTTAAGATCAAACTCTCAAGCCCGAAAGGGGAAGGTGAGCGTTTGAACAACCCAACGGTTGCATTTAAGCATCAAGGGATTTGCATCAAGCTGCACCCACATTCGTTGAAGAAGATTGTGGAATCAGAGCAGGGTTAA
- the argS gene encoding arginine--tRNA ligase, producing the protein MNIQALINDKVSQALEAAGAPAGSPAAVRQSAKPQFGDYQANGVMGVAKRLGTNPREFAQKVLDVLNLDGIASKVEIAGPGFLNIFLDEAFLAQQADAALADSRLGVAAAEAQTIVADYSAPNVAKEMHVGHLRSTIIGDAVVRTLEFLGHKVIRANHIGDWGTQFGMLIANLERVQQESGEVSMELSDLEAFYRESKKLYDEDEEFAVKARNYVVKLQSGDEFCAEMWKKLVDITMIQNQRNYDRLNVSLTRDDVMGESKYNDMLPAIVEDLKAQGLAQEDDGAQVVFLDEYKNKDGDPMGVIIQKRDGGFLYTTTDIACAKYRYEELGADRVLYFIDSRQHQHLMQAWTIVRKAGYIPESVSLEHHAFGMMLGKDGKPFKTRAGGTVRLADLLDEAEVRAAQLIESKNPELAEDEKKTIANTVAMAAVKYADLSKHRTTDYVFDWDNMLAFEGNTAPYMQYAYTRVASVFAKAGVSMDSLEGEIKITEEKEKALIAKLLQFEEAVQSVAREGQPHIMCTYLFELAGQFSSFYEACPILVAEDEAVKQSRLKLAALTAKTIKQGLSLLGIDTLERM; encoded by the coding sequence GTGAATATCCAAGCACTGATTAATGACAAAGTATCTCAGGCTCTAGAAGCCGCTGGCGCACCTGCAGGCTCTCCTGCAGCGGTTCGTCAATCTGCAAAACCACAATTTGGTGACTACCAAGCAAACGGCGTTATGGGCGTTGCTAAACGACTAGGCACTAATCCACGAGAATTTGCTCAAAAAGTATTGGACGTTCTAAACCTAGACGGTATCGCTTCTAAAGTTGAAATCGCAGGCCCAGGTTTCCTAAACATCTTCCTAGATGAAGCTTTCCTTGCACAACAAGCAGACGCAGCATTGGCTGATTCTCGTCTAGGCGTTGCAGCGGCTGAAGCTCAAACGATTGTTGCGGACTACTCTGCTCCAAACGTTGCTAAAGAAATGCACGTTGGTCACCTACGTTCTACTATCATCGGTGATGCAGTTGTTCGTACTCTAGAATTCCTAGGCCACAAGGTTATCCGTGCTAACCACATCGGTGACTGGGGTACTCAGTTCGGTATGCTTATCGCAAACCTTGAGCGTGTACAACAAGAGTCTGGTGAAGTTTCTATGGAGCTTTCTGACCTTGAAGCTTTCTACCGTGAGTCTAAGAAGCTATACGACGAAGACGAAGAGTTCGCTGTAAAAGCACGTAACTACGTAGTGAAACTGCAAAGTGGCGACGAGTTCTGCGCGGAGATGTGGAAGAAACTGGTTGATATCACCATGATTCAAAACCAGCGTAACTACGACCGTCTAAACGTATCTCTAACTCGTGATGACGTGATGGGTGAAAGTAAGTACAACGACATGCTTCCTGCAATCGTTGAAGACTTGAAAGCTCAAGGTCTTGCTCAAGAAGACGACGGCGCACAAGTTGTTTTCCTAGATGAGTACAAGAACAAAGATGGCGACCCAATGGGTGTTATCATCCAAAAACGCGATGGCGGCTTCCTATACACAACAACTGATATTGCATGTGCTAAGTACCGTTACGAAGAGCTAGGCGCAGACCGCGTTCTTTACTTCATCGACTCTCGTCAGCATCAACACCTAATGCAAGCTTGGACTATCGTTCGTAAAGCAGGCTACATCCCAGAATCTGTTTCTCTTGAGCACCACGCGTTCGGCATGATGCTAGGTAAAGATGGTAAGCCATTCAAGACTCGTGCAGGTGGTACGGTTCGCCTTGCTGATCTTCTTGATGAAGCAGAAGTTCGTGCAGCACAGCTGATCGAATCTAAAAACCCAGAACTAGCGGAAGACGAGAAGAAAACTATCGCAAACACGGTTGCTATGGCAGCGGTTAAATACGCAGACCTTTCTAAGCACCGTACTACAGACTACGTGTTCGATTGGGACAACATGCTGGCGTTTGAAGGTAACACTGCACCATACATGCAGTACGCTTACACACGTGTTGCTTCTGTATTCGCTAAAGCGGGTGTTTCTATGGACTCTCTTGAAGGTGAAATCAAAATCACTGAAGAGAAAGAGAAAGCACTTATCGCGAAACTTCTACAATTTGAAGAAGCGGTTCAATCTGTTGCTCGCGAAGGTCAGCCGCACATCATGTGTACTTACCTATTCGAACTAGCGGGTCAGTTCTCTAGCTTCTACGAAGCATGCCCTATCCTTGTTGCTGAAGACGAAGCGGTTAAGCAGAGCCGTCTGAAGCTTGCTGCACTAACAGCGAAGACAATCAAACAAGGTCTATCTCTACTGGGTATCGATACTCTAGAGCGCATGTAA
- a CDS encoding HIT family protein → MSFELHPQLAKDTTVIGEFPLSLALLHKDNAVPWVILVPKRANLKELHHLPMQEQQQFLHESQAVSQALEATFQPDKLNLGALGNMVPQLHIHHIARFKDDIAWPGPVWGNTKGEQRSEEEQTAILTRIQNVLSLSSLFQKA, encoded by the coding sequence ATGAGCTTCGAACTTCATCCTCAATTGGCAAAAGACACCACTGTTATTGGCGAATTCCCACTTAGCCTTGCCCTTCTTCACAAAGACAACGCTGTGCCTTGGGTTATTCTTGTACCAAAGCGTGCAAATCTCAAAGAACTTCATCATCTACCGATGCAAGAACAACAGCAGTTCCTCCACGAGTCGCAAGCGGTAAGCCAAGCATTAGAAGCCACTTTTCAGCCAGACAAACTGAACTTAGGTGCACTGGGTAACATGGTACCCCAATTGCACATTCACCATATCGCCCGCTTTAAAGATGACATCGCATGGCCGGGACCCGTTTGGGGGAATACTAAGGGTGAACAACGCAGCGAAGAAGAGCAAACAGCGATCCTCACTCGTATCCAGAACGTCTTGTCACTGAGTTCACTATTCCAAAAAGCTTGA
- a CDS encoding FeoC-like transcriptional regulator, with protein MILKELHQYICEHGGAARKELAAKFGMSEDGVDAMLNVWIRKGKVSRLVDTNQHGHTTRIRYTINQQDSLSLNVMM; from the coding sequence ATGATTTTAAAAGAACTGCATCAATACATTTGTGAACACGGTGGAGCTGCTCGTAAAGAGTTAGCGGCAAAGTTTGGCATGAGTGAAGACGGCGTCGATGCGATGCTGAATGTTTGGATTAGGAAGGGTAAGGTAAGTCGACTTGTGGATACCAATCAACATGGCCACACGACTCGAATACGTTACACCATCAATCAGCAAGACAGTCTGTCGCTTAATGTGATGATGTAG
- the feoB gene encoding Fe(2+) transporter permease subunit FeoB: protein MNYQVLTVGNPNSGKTTLFNALTGAKQHVGNWAGVTVEKKTGTYSHAGDEFKLTDLPGIYALDSGNDANSIDESIASRAVLTHPADVIINVVDASSLERSLYMTLQLREMGRPMIVVLNKMDVLKRERQVVDQKALEKALGCPVLSLSANDKSQVVRFKEKLHKLLVQGVSLEPIAIDYEEAFEALLPQVESKFDDADVSHRALAIRALENDYLVLNSLAPNERQQIDAVRSAAQFDIDLAVADAKYTMLHELCKRVRRSEGKLSRSFTEKADQLILNKWVGIPFFFVVMYLMFMFSINIGSAFIDFFDIGVGALLVDGGHYLLDDHLPVWLVTILADGIGGGIQTVATFIPVIACLYLFLAVLESSGYMARAAFVLDKVMQKIGLPGKAFVPLVLGFGCNVPSIMATRTLDQERERKLAAAMAPFMSCGARLPVYALFAAAFFPGAGQNIVFALYLLGIVASIFTGLFLKNTLYPGSSDSLVMEMPDYELPTMQNVMLKTWQKLKRFVLGAGKTIVMVVAILSFLNSLGTDGSFGNEDSENSVLSKAAQVVTPVFAPIGIQEENWPATVGIITGIFAKEAVVGTLNSLYTTPSDEEAAEFDLAGSLHEAVMTIPDNLAGLSYSDPLGIEVGDLSDSSAVAEEQEVDTSIFGNLKEKFVSSHAAFAYLILILLYTPCVAAMGAYVREFGQMFARFIAVWTMALGYFGATFYYQAANFAAHPVTSAVWMVVIVAGFVLTYIGFKKLGKKQRAIEAQFA from the coding sequence ATGAACTATCAAGTATTGACGGTAGGTAACCCAAACAGCGGTAAAACAACCTTGTTCAACGCCCTGACGGGTGCAAAGCAGCACGTTGGTAACTGGGCTGGTGTTACGGTAGAGAAGAAAACAGGTACGTACAGTCACGCAGGTGATGAGTTCAAGCTGACAGACCTTCCAGGTATCTACGCTCTAGACAGTGGTAATGATGCAAACAGCATCGACGAGTCGATCGCTTCTCGTGCTGTACTGACTCACCCTGCAGATGTGATCATCAATGTGGTCGATGCGAGCAGCTTAGAGCGCAGCTTATATATGACGCTTCAGCTGCGTGAGATGGGTCGTCCAATGATTGTTGTATTAAACAAGATGGATGTACTTAAGCGTGAGCGTCAGGTGGTTGATCAAAAAGCACTAGAGAAAGCACTAGGTTGTCCGGTACTTAGCCTTTCTGCGAACGATAAGTCGCAAGTTGTTCGTTTTAAAGAAAAGCTGCATAAATTATTGGTTCAAGGTGTCAGCCTAGAGCCGATTGCTATTGATTATGAAGAAGCGTTCGAAGCGTTATTGCCACAAGTTGAATCGAAATTTGATGACGCGGATGTCTCACACCGCGCACTTGCTATTCGCGCCCTTGAAAATGATTACCTAGTTTTGAATAGCCTTGCGCCAAACGAACGTCAACAAATCGATGCCGTAAGATCTGCTGCACAATTTGATATCGATTTAGCGGTTGCAGATGCAAAATACACCATGCTTCATGAATTGTGTAAGCGCGTGCGTCGTAGTGAAGGCAAATTGAGCCGAAGCTTTACCGAGAAAGCTGACCAACTCATTCTTAATAAGTGGGTTGGCATTCCGTTCTTCTTTGTTGTGATGTACCTGATGTTTATGTTCTCCATTAACATTGGTAGCGCATTCATCGACTTCTTTGACATCGGCGTTGGCGCACTGTTGGTAGATGGTGGTCACTACTTATTGGATGATCATTTGCCAGTTTGGCTGGTGACTATCTTAGCTGATGGCATTGGTGGTGGTATTCAAACGGTCGCGACCTTTATCCCGGTGATTGCTTGTTTGTACTTGTTCCTCGCTGTTCTAGAAAGCTCAGGTTACATGGCTCGTGCAGCGTTCGTACTTGATAAAGTAATGCAGAAAATTGGCCTGCCGGGTAAAGCCTTTGTTCCACTAGTATTGGGTTTCGGTTGTAACGTACCTTCTATCATGGCGACTCGTACGCTTGACCAAGAGCGTGAGCGTAAGTTAGCGGCAGCAATGGCTCCGTTCATGTCATGTGGTGCTCGTCTACCTGTATACGCGTTGTTCGCTGCGGCTTTCTTCCCTGGTGCGGGTCAAAACATCGTGTTTGCACTGTACTTACTAGGCATCGTAGCATCTATCTTTACTGGCCTATTCCTAAAGAATACGCTTTACCCAGGTAGCAGTGACAGCCTAGTGATGGAGATGCCAGATTACGAATTGCCAACTATGCAAAACGTAATGCTTAAAACATGGCAGAAGCTGAAGCGTTTCGTTCTGGGTGCAGGTAAAACCATCGTTATGGTGGTAGCGATTCTGAGCTTCCTTAACTCATTGGGTACTGATGGCTCATTTGGTAACGAAGACAGCGAAAACTCGGTGTTGTCAAAAGCGGCTCAAGTCGTTACGCCTGTGTTTGCACCAATCGGTATTCAAGAAGAAAACTGGCCAGCGACGGTCGGTATTATTACTGGTATCTTTGCTAAAGAAGCGGTAGTGGGTACGCTAAATAGCTTGTACACCACACCTTCAGATGAAGAAGCTGCGGAGTTCGATCTAGCGGGTAGTTTGCATGAAGCGGTAATGACCATTCCGGATAACCTAGCAGGTCTAAGCTATTCAGATCCTCTTGGTATCGAAGTCGGTGACCTTTCGGATTCAAGCGCTGTGGCTGAAGAGCAAGAAGTAGATACATCTATCTTTGGTAACCTAAAAGAGAAATTCGTTTCTAGCCATGCAGCGTTTGCGTACCTTATTCTAATCCTGCTTTACACACCTTGTGTTGCAGCAATGGGTGCTTACGTAAGAGAGTTTGGTCAAATGTTTGCGCGTTTTATCGCTGTTTGGACGATGGCGTTGGGTTACTTTGGCGCGACTTTCTATTATCAAGCGGCGAACTTTGCTGCTCATCCAGTCACCAGTGCGGTTTGGATGGTTGTGATTGTGGCAGGTTTCGTTCTTACCTACATTGGCTTTAAAAAGTTAGGTAAAAAGCAGCGTGCAATAGAGGCTCAATTCGCATGA